A window of the Streptomyces sp. NBC_00454 genome harbors these coding sequences:
- a CDS encoding DUF5999 family protein, whose translation MCSHQPPCPTADSADHDAARTVAFHPEQGWNLLCNGLVVFDDTGELLPDGRTVEPRRPALV comes from the coding sequence ATGTGCTCCCACCAGCCCCCCTGCCCGACCGCCGACAGCGCCGATCACGACGCAGCCCGCACCGTGGCCTTCCATCCCGAACAAGGCTGGAATCTGCTCTGCAACGGCCTCGTGGTCTTCGACGACACCGGTGAACTGCTCCCCGACGGCCGCACGGTGGAACCCCGCCGCCCGGCCCTGGTCTGA
- a CDS encoding SRPBCC family protein — MPVIRIIHRTRLAPAEAWRRLTDWERHGAQVPLTRTIIETAPPTHVGTRFTARTGVGSITFDDPMEVTVWQPPGDTSEGLVRLVKRGSAVTGWAEIEIRPAPGGGCEAEWREELRLRALPRLFDPLTAAAARFLFGRALRALLR, encoded by the coding sequence ATGCCCGTTATCCGGATCATTCACCGAACTCGTCTCGCACCCGCCGAGGCATGGCGGCGGCTGACCGACTGGGAACGCCACGGCGCACAGGTCCCGCTCACCCGGACGATCATCGAGACGGCGCCTCCCACGCACGTCGGAACGCGCTTCACGGCCCGCACGGGCGTGGGAAGCATCACGTTCGACGACCCGATGGAAGTGACCGTCTGGCAGCCGCCCGGGGACACCTCCGAGGGCCTGGTCCGCCTGGTCAAACGCGGCAGCGCGGTCACGGGCTGGGCGGAGATCGAAATCCGCCCCGCGCCCGGCGGCGGCTGCGAGGCCGAATGGCGCGAGGAGCTGCGCCTGCGCGCCCTCCCCCGCCTCTTCGACCCCCTGACGGCCGCCGCCGCCCGCTTCCTCTTCGGCCGCGCCCTGAGGGCCCTCCTGCGCTGA